GCTGATAGTTAAGAAAAAGTACATTCCAGAGATAGGTGGCAACTTTGCCAGTTATTGTTATATAAACAAGCCCATACAAGTGTAAAAAAACGCCTGGAACTCAAAGAAGGACAATTCAGCTGACTGTACAGATCAGTGATGGGTTTGGTACAGTGCTCCAGTACAAATCACAATGACGGGTTCGGTACGGCGCTCCGGTATAAATCTAATTGCTGAATGATATAAAGTATCGAATTTCTTCAACATAGTCTTTGGGGCCAGTCTGTAAATGACACCACCATAGTCCATAATTAGTATTAATGTCATTGGAACTGGTAAATACGAGTGAAATGTATCTTACTATGATGCAGGAAACCTAATTTAGCCTTGAATTTTACTTTAACAGAAGTAATATGTGTTTTGAAAGTTAAAGCTGTGTACAGCCACATGCCCAGGTATTTGTATTCTGTTACATGTTCCTGTGCCACTTGCTTTaaagttgttattttaaataagctTGAGTCAATTGTGGaagtaacatttttattaaagatCATACATTTAGTTTTGTTAGTAATCAGCAATAAATGTAAGTAGAAAAATGCTTGCTGAATGCCAACAAAGCCCTGTTACAGTTCCTTGATGACAGAAGACAAGTACCTATagagtacaaaactgtatcataTGCAGAAAAGTGTCTTGAGGAGTTACCAGCTGCCACAAGGAAGATATTTCCCTTTACAGTGTTCATTTGATTAGCTACAGTATTGTGTAATTTTATTGATGACTAACAGTCCACacatgaaattaatttaaaatagtaagagaaaaggaacacatagccgcAAATGCTAAAATGGATGAGATAAGTTGTTTGAAGATGCCTAATTGAAGCACAGaatggtctaacattttcacacccgagtgcctgttgtttctatatcactgaccGAAAAATTGAGATTCTCACACCCAGAAGTTTTCATGGaagtaggtatataaaggatataaatgacaaatcttgaggtatGTGTTTTGattaatgtgcacactactgtagttCTTTATTTATAGTTCATTGGCAGGTTCTTTTTTATATTGCCCAAAAGAGCACTTCTGGAGTTTAGATGTATGGAGACATTCTGAGAACtgctaaaattaaaataacagcacTAACAGGAACCCATATGTGGGCTGTACTGAATGTTTGTTTCAGTGCCTATGAGCACCCTCATCACagttagatttttttgtttgttcatttcagGGGTATTCTATCAGTGGCCGGGTtttccatgcagcttagaaagtcgtcaCTCTCTTCGCCGTCATGATTTATGTGATGTTGCACGCACATACCACGCACATTCCACCCGCTATAGAAAAAAAAGCTGCATACTTTTCAATAAGCTAATGATGATTCCATTTTGTTCTATTTCAGCATGGGCCAAAGCCGTCGCTGCCCTGATGATCATTGGCCTGATACTGCTTATCATTGCATTCATTGTGTCCCTTGTGACCCTCTGCACACTGAGGCTTAGTCTGCTGCGTGTCGTGGGACTCCTTCTCCTTATTGCAGGTACGTTCATTACCTTGTCTTGAACTTCAAACAAATGATggaggatggaaataagaccccaaTTACAAAGgtcaattccaggttttacttcagTATAAGCTACAGTTaacaactgaaataaataatgaattggtTCATTATAGTATTTCCTGTAAATtttatgaaatgtatttgtgtGCCTAAGAACACCCAAACCACAAACCTCActattcagtattttttattgtatcttCCGTACTTGAATTTACAATTTGTAATTGCAATATTCGGTCAGGCCTCTAACTGTTTTCCCCCCTCTTCACAGTTGTTTTACAGATCATCGCTCTGATCGTTTACCCAGTGAACTTCAACAACTTAATCTTCGAGGGACACTACGACTACAGCTGGGCGTATGGCTTTGGTTGGGGTGCAACCATTATCATGCTTGGCTGCGGCATCCTCTTCTGCTGCCTTCCCAACTACGAAGATGAGCTGACCGGCATGGCCAAGACCAAGTATATCTACAGCAGTGAATAGAGACCCGGGGGAGAGGAAGAGGCACACAGACACAAGCTTCCACTGGAACACGCAGGAGCTGTTTTAATTCCTGGTAATGCCAGTGTATGTCCCTTTATTTGATGCACGGCGGGCACACACCAGCATTACATTGAATTAAAACATCCCAAAGGATTTTGTTCAAGAGGAAAATGTTTCTGAATTGCATTAGTTATAAgagtattttctttatatttctaACAGAGACGTTCAGCAGCAAAGGGACTTGGTAGAGTTTCAAATGACGCTGTTGCATTTTATTGAATCCAAGGTGAATCAAATTCAGAAGTTTCTTCACCAGCTCAAAGAAATGTAGGGGGACAAGTGTGAGCAATGATGCTTGGACAGGTAGCAACGATTAATTTCTCTAATGAGCATACTTTTTCCAAGGCATGTCTGGGAACTGTAAAGAGACTTTTTTGGCCAGGTGTTTTGTGGGTAATTGAGTTGTGTGTCAGGTAGTGCTGCATTGTTAGAACTTGGCAATTATATGCATGGCAGTTCAAATAGGATATGAAAGAATTGAATGTACAGAGGAGAAAACTACCAAGTCCTACAAAAACACTGCTGTTTTAATGTAATGATATATGGTAACATTAAACATACActttagttaaaaaataaataaataaataatatttttagtgtcacatatttcatttaaaactTGCTTTGAGCAGTTTTTGCTTAATGGTACAACGGGGCTTAATAAATCATTTCCTACAGGTAAAACTATGGGCATTTCTCAGGGgggcaaaatatatataatttagttggATTAAGCTTCTGTGATTCAGTGGGCAGGGTCAGGTGAGCCTAACcctttaatttgttatttttcgCTGCTGTTTTTTTGGGAGGCTGGTTGTACACCACCCTGTCTTGGAGGCCTGACCGACATTAGGCCTCACCTCTCAGAGGATGGGTGTAGTCTGGATAAAAGGGGGACCCCAAGGCCAAACCCTAAGTTTAGCAACATAGTTGTAGCCCTGTTCCTTGAATTTTCATCCATATGTTTTGCCCTTTCCTACATGCTAACAGCTGCATTTCCTGGGATTTTCCCTAACCACTTTTGTTTGCAATTTAACAGAATTGGACATGGTAAAAAGCATGCCAGATGTGCCTATcatagttaaaaataaaaccacaaataTGTGCAAGCAAAACTGTTTTGCATTTGTGAAATTATTGCAGTACTGTAACCCAATGTTATAGGTGGTATACAAGTTTTGTGCAAGcactgtattattgttttttacataaaataaacttttttctgAAAAAAGTTACTGTTCATAGTTCATTtttttgtgaatgttttttttttttttatgtataaacaTACTACAATCTATTCACACAGCCCTTGTGTAACAGTGCTCCAGTTTATAGTCCTCCCTCGGTATACCGcaaagtacattattattattattattattatttatttcttagccgaagcccttatccagggcgacttgcaattgtaacaagatatcacattatttttacatacaattacttgaCAAATACAGTACCACACTGTCGCTACAACAAAGgtcattaaatatttaaaaaactgcACATTATCTATCAAGATTTTCAATGAGCATGTTATGTACAGCAAATAACAGAAGTTTAAGTAGTTGCTTTCTGCATTTTAATAGGTTATGTATATCGTTCTGGTGATAAAGTGAGGGAACTGCAGTACatttatgtacaattgtttggcTAGGTGCCTTGGCAGATGGCAGACAGTGAGGGTGGAGGTATAATGGGGAAAAGTATAATTACTTTATATTAGTGCACATTGAATCAGAAGGAAATATGGTGGAATGCGAAAGTGGCATTATAATGGGGGAAAGCCAACAAGGGGAAGACTGTACCTACTACAGGTTATTACGTTGTGAGTAAAATGTATACTAGCAAACTAGCAATATTAGTATTTATATTGCATTGAGCTCttttaattgaaatgaaaatTCATTGTGAAGCGTGCGTTTTTAGATGGACAGAACTGTTGCAATCATTCCATAGCActgatattttattaataaatagcTTTAGAAATgcaaagcaattaaaaaatatagcaCACAAGCATCAAAACGTGTGTTCACAAATAGAGCAGCACACTAGTTGACCTATtcgacatttttttttgtacacattataAAATGTACTGGAATTGAACAGCCATTGATGTTCATTTCTCATACGTGATTTATAACGCAATTAATACGATTAAGCGTGATTGTTCATATGaaatgttctgtaaaaaaaaaaattctagtcccCACGGAAATCCGCGGTAAAATTTATTAAAATCTGCAACGAGAAAAGAGTGTTTTCTGCAAAATTCTGCGGCAATGACTTTTTAAAAGCCACCATACACGGTGCGATTTTTGTCGCCGGCGATGTGTCGGTCCGACAAAATCGCCCCGTCTCTGATGATAAATCGTCTCTTGTCTGAGAGAAACGACAGGTCGTCAGAGAATAGAGTCTTTCTAAATAAAAGCTGCATATCAgttgcaaagaaaaataaataatttgccaAATTGCAAGACCAGTAATTGTACACAAATGAAAGTACTTTTGTTATTGattgtataaaatgttttaaaacgaCATGTGCACTTTTCCTTTGGATAGTTTCTTTGTTACCTTGATCCCTTAAATATTAGTTAATTGGCTGTGAATTTTACTATTAAAAGTATTAATACAACATCAATTATACCTTTTCACTGAATACAATTTTAGATGTTAAAAAGTTATATGTGGAAAGTGATTTAGACGCTGAACTGAAATGTGTATTTCATTCATAGAAGTTGAATTAACCTGTTcagttgtttgtattttgactCTCATCTGTTTTAAGATTtgggttttgtttctgtttactaCCTATTTTTACTATTTACTATAACTGTTAACTCAGGTAGTCACTGTGTAACTAAACTGTGAGCCCTGCCTTGCCCGAATAAGGTGTAATTGTTTTGAAGCAATAGAAAAAGTATGTACAAGACAGGCACATACAGATCAATAATGAAAGTAATTGGACAAAAAGGGATGTATAATGTTGGGGGAGGGAGACActcatttgaagaaaaaaataaaaagtgaagggGCAGCAGCAACACGGAACGTTTCACATAATGTTGTGTAAAGGCATAACTTTAAGGCActgtgtgaaaggtagtgtcgtgATTATCACTTTTCAAGCACACACATAGCCAGGAATACAGACTCAATATTGTAGGAACACCTGCAGTTCACTCACAGACCACCAGTTTGTTAATCGTTGAAGTTTAACCTACCATATATCATAAACTAAAGAGCTACACTTAGCATTTTTCCTAACGTAGCTTTATCCAGGTAtgtgcaatgttttattaaaatctaaCGTGCCATTTTCACAAATTTTATCCTGAtctgaaacattattattataatattcagCTGGAGTCCTGTATAAACTGTACTGAAGGAGCACAATTGTTCTCtatagcagtggttctcaaccctggagcctttttaattgttttcagctcttagacagttgcagatttcaagttacttataaaatggtatagctaacttgaactctgcaactgtaaGAGCTGAACACagttaaaaaggtctaattaagcaaacgatcagttcagttaagggtctagttaagtaattgagagctcagttggaatgaaaaccagcagacagtgggtccccaggaccaggattgggaaaccctgcactATAGCATCCTCCAACAAAAGAGGCATTTATCATCTGCAACTACATATTAGCACCCCCCAAAAAAAGCCAACTAGAAATGTATgtttataaagaaaaatatttacTTTAAGGATAAGgtgacacaaaaataaatgtatatttgaaaCATTTTTATGTGCATAAGTTTCTGATAAGTGTTTTACTGCTGTCAAAAATGGGtacttttatatttaaacaattttCATGCACATACCAGTTTCTGATGATTTTGTCAAAAAGTGGTACATTTGTATTGAAACAATTTCTCATGCATGCACATGTTTCTACTGCTGTCAAAAAGTAACTGATGGGTGTTTCAGAGGTACCTGCACAGtgtgtttcaatttaaaatactcttttatacACTGCATGTGCACAGTGTGCTATAATAGAATGTGGACAAAAAAGAGAAACAACAACATTTATAATTTAACAAATATCTACAACTATACATCATTTTTGTATATACTAGAGATTTGGCACACCCCTAGACTGAACTCTAGCAGCACTTATTACAGGTGtagtgatttttttctttcttgaagtCCTCTGATTCTTCTTGCTTGGAAATGCAGTCTAGATGGGCCCATCCCAAACACGTCACActgaatgtaaaaacaaaataaacacactttaaaatatgtttcctACATATCTATCTAAAATCATATGCAGTTTTAACTTAAAATACAACTAAGAGCAAAGTCTCTCAAAATGTTACTAAATGGAAGCTATCCAGTGGGGTTATCTACACATTGCATGAATGATTTTTGCGATTTCTTAAACAGAAAATTACGTTTTTACTCCTCATACAAACTATAAACAgacatttaaacagaaatgaCTGCATATACAGCTATATTATATACTATACAACCGTAACTCTGTAAATAAGTAAGACAAAATTGGATTTATATACCTATACAGTCCTAAAACGCGCATATAGGCTATACGCAGTgcgtaaaacaaaacaaaaaaacccaacaacttTGGAACAGAAATGCTTCTATATACTGGTATATTATGATTGTACAAAAATGTACGAATGAAATAACGAATAGAAATTTGAACATAAATGTTTATGTAGCCTATAGACATAAAAAAGCATGTATATGCAAACAAactatgtaaataaaaaacaaacatttggacAAAACTGCTTTCATACAGACATAATTGAAATACGGTAACATAAActgttggcttcttattcgcttgTTTCTTATTTGTCGTTTCTTATTCAGACTTTGATCTGCTCCAAACTGAATGATTTGCTTTGTATGTAAGAGGTTAAATCATGTTGGGCTGCTAATTTCTCTGTGGATATTTATACAGGGGCAGCTcctaaataaaaatatcaatttattttttgctcaGCCCAACACTGATTTCAGGGTTGAAACAGCTGGCACACATGGCACACATGCCAATGTATTGTAATTGAATAAGTAACAGTGTATTTAAGGGGCTAAAATCACATTGGGCTGAAAATATCTCTGTGGTTATTTATAGAGGGGCAGCTCCTAAACaatattgatttctttttttctcagcCCAATACTGATttcagggtcaaaacagctggctCACATGGCACACATGCCAATGTATGTATTATAATTGAATAAGTAACAGTGTATTTAAGGGGTTAAAATCAGGTTGCGCTGAAAATGTCTCTGTGGATATTCATAGAGGGGCACCTCCTAATCaatattcatttcttttttgctCAGCCCAGCACTGATttcagggtcaaaacagctggctCACATGGCACACATGCCAATGTATGTATTATAGTTGAATAAGTAACAGTGTATTTaaggggttaaatcacgttgggctgcTAATTTCTCTGTGGATATGTAGAGAGTGGCAGCTCCTAAACAATATTAATTTGTTTGGTGACATAGACGGATtcccctctgtgagaatcaactttgcaATCAGTGGCCCAGAGTGATTTAACCCCcaaaataccccagttacttattcaatttgtgttacatttgctgtaagcgaataagaagctgaaaTGCGGTATATGTGCCATGTTTGCTGGCTGGCACGGGGGTCGATACAGTATCTTTAGCGCATACCCGCTTTGCATTTTACTTCTGTACACAATGTTTTTGAAGACAGAAACTCTGTAAataagtaacacaaaataaaaaataaaatgggttTATATACCTGTACAGACCTCAAAAGCACACAGGGctgccgagagccgtcatgggccccggggaaggattagtatgtccccccccccccccccccccgccccccccagtACTACATTCATTTGACTTTGTAGTATattgtagtctaaaccaagcttctaaaccaagcaatgatacttgcaatcttagcagtgtctacATGCATTTAGTAAAAGTCAAGAATGGACAACTGCGTGtctttcacacacgcagagtaatttcaattttaaaagtgaacACCGCCAAATTGACGGCcttggcagttctagtgttaatttgtAGTTTTTTGTTGTTAACACTACCAAATACCTAAACAgagagaaaatattttaaatataatgtcATATAAACAGGTACCTAGATGTTTCACAGATGTGTAAAGTGTTTAGTACCCAGCGTAAAATCTACTCTCCTTTATGTAGGCTACTTTCCCCCTGCACTAAAATCAAATTCAAGTATATGTACTGTTGTACGTCATAGGTTCCTGGTGTGACAATTggcttattttaatttaaaaaaagaaaactcatcATCAGCTGGACAgggtttattgattgacacttcaCAGCCACCAATAAACACTCAGGATTCTACTCACTGATTTGTACACACAGGCTggttatacatatatatatatatatatatatatatatagtggcggCGGCTTGCCATGGGTTCAGCGGGAAGAAACAGACACTGCAACAAGGGATTTCTTTGGCGCTGGAAAGGCCGTTTATTGCTGAATTGGATTGGCGCTTATAAGTGGCGTTGTTTTGTAGAAATGGATTGGCGCTTATAAGTGGCGTTGCTTcatatggagcgccatttgtgccaaaactatccagcctttaatttgtcaatttgtttgtcaattcatgaatttgtcaatttgtccagcaattcgtccataaattCGTCAATtgatacagtaattcataaacatatttgttaattcttaattaattaatttgtcaattcattaatatgaAAGGCTGTACGGATCTGCAAATTTTCAATCAACCAGATGAACTTCCCTGCAcacttcccaacaaacagacaaacttccaactgtcaatctcgcactgtgccaaaaacactgcaacctttctagccaatgggagcacacgctaatattttaaccaatgaaaatccagcctcactcaaaactgcttcagccaataatattgcagtttattagaagggcgtttcaaaagatattctatttaacaagatactcgactgcgctgattttcaatggagacttccgtctcactgcgcgcaaagcattgtggtatatacagagAACTCTGCAAAAAtgtctatggagagtcaatggaggtgtaaaaaatgttgctggttttcgccatgttaaaaaaatgcatcttaGCTCTTGCTGCTGTCACTCTCTCAGCACACTCTCCCCCAACAGCACGCAGGCTGCAGCTTATATTGAGTCATCAGGCGGGAAAGagcagatcccccccccccccccccccacagttcAATGCAGCACCAAAACTTACCATTCATAAGACCTGTGGGACCTGacgctataatatatatataatatatatatatatgtctttcaCAATAAGTTAACCCTCCTATTATGTTCAGAATTTAGGTACAtctgttatgttttgggtcatatTGACCTGATGCaatttcaaactaatttaaacAGCCTTAAATTgattaactgtttttatttgcaaAGGTTTTACTCTTTTATAATACTATTTTAGTCCAGGAGCTGTGATAAAACTTATTTGACTGCCAACCTGGGAGTTCCTCATTTTGGAATGTCTTTACCAGTGAGATGCTGTTGCAATACTGACAGAGAAAATTAGGCTCTGCCTTGTAGatataaattgtttgtttttttatttataaatatcacCAGACAGGTGCAGGCATttccagaaataataatacaaatataagaataataaaataacaaatgaaaGAAGTTTGTTTTATTCCTGAACACAAATCTACATAGATAAATGCcatgggtcacagtgacccgaAACATCTTATTTGTATACATGGcctgttcttaaaaaaaataaacatctcaaaggttctgttttctgtgtctaagttcagaaaatgaaaagaaaaatagcatTTAAGCATTTTGGAAACTATAGGCCCGAAACCTAATAGGAGGGTTAAAACGACACAATTCTGGTAGGACTTTTTTTTGTTCTCCACAGTAGTAGGCTAGCAACATTCGCATGATTTCAattgtatttacaaaaataatcagAAACAACTTTATAACAatgtgttaaatgtgtttttattagcaGTCGAGTAGTCCAACATAAAACATTGGCTATATTTTACTATAGAAACAATCTGAACATAATGTACATTTAATAAACATCTTTATCAATACATAATTAAATCAATAAGTTCAATAAAATCATAATGTACCATGTTTCAAATGGGCGGTCGCTGTATTCAGCCGCAAAAATGATTTGCGCATGCGTGATCTGTAACTGAGCAAGTGCAGTAGTTTGTAGTGTTTGTAAGGTTCTCACGATAAATCACTGACGATATATCGCCGGCGCCAAAAATCGCCCCGTGTATGGTGGTCTTTAATGAGTATACATAAATAAGCAAAAGTAAGtcacagttattatttatttttttattattaaatcacattactaaaatctgaaaaaaaaaacacagaacgaACATGTTggccatattttatggaaatcaaaaatgaagaaaaaaaatacaataaagcaaagagcgttaacttaaaaacaaacaaacaaacaaaaaaacaaaaactcttacagcactgactatcggattccattttttaaatatacacaaaacatagcaattcttaaaaaataaattatggccaaaacatatgactatatttaatcacattagtaataataacatttgcctaGTAGAATAAGATTGGGATTTAAATTAgcattggtacattttacaaatctGTACGAGGCTTTgagcatttttgtacaaatgtaacaaGGTATTTTTATAAACGtgttgttcaccaaaatgttgtaacgtatccacatcaagacagcacattttatttatttatttatttatttatttatttatttatttatttcttagcagacgcccttatcctatTTATACACACAGAAATAATTTGGAAACAGTGACAGGCGACACTGATTGTCTGATAAACTAGCAGCATTTGTGTTTCTTGAGTTTGACAAAGGCCACACTGTGAAAGTGCTACCATCATAAAGCACAAAAAGAAACGGGAAAgtaacgatttaaaaaaaaaaaaaggattttcacaaaaatgttacGTCATCCCAAGTAACCGGATAATATCTAATATAGTTCGCTGCCCACTTCCTTTTTG
This sequence is a window from Acipenser ruthenus chromosome 6, fAciRut3.2 maternal haplotype, whole genome shotgun sequence. Protein-coding genes within it:
- the perp gene encoding p53 apoptosis effector related to PMP-22, whose amino-acid sequence is MFRCGIAYPRCRWILPLLLLFAVIFDIIAIAATSGWVDDSKTHYANMWQQCRGPKEPYECKSLMDYAWAKAVAALMIIGLILLIIAFIVSLVTLCTLRLSLLRVVGLLLLIAVVLQIIALIVYPVNFNNLIFEGHYDYSWAYGFGWGATIIMLGCGILFCCLPNYEDELTGMAKTKYIYSSE